In the Candidatus Cloacimonadota bacterium genome, CACAACAAAGACCATTCCCACGATCGCAAAAAATATTTCTTCTCTTAATAAAATTGCCAGAACAGCTAATATTCCACCCAAAGACAAGGAACCTGTATCTCCAAGAAAAATCTGGGCAGGTTTGACATTGAACCATAAAAAACCAAGTAAGGTTCCAATTAAAGCCGCAGTAAATACGGCTAATTCTCCGGCATTGGCAATATAATCAAGATTCAGGTATTCAGCGATTACGAAATGTCCTTTGATATAAGCCATCACTCCGAGAGCAAAGGCAGAAATGGCAATTGTTCCTGAGGCAAGTCCGTCGAGTCCGTCGGTCAGGTTCACAGCATTGGAAGTTCCCACGATCATAAAGATGACAAAAGGAATAAAGAACCATTTCAACTGGATTATAGTGTTTTTCAGAAAAGGAAGATTGATGGAAGTGATAATATCAGGATCTTTTTCACCATAAAAAAGGATAAAAGCAACAACAATACCAAGAACGATTTGAGCCATTAATTTATATTTTGCAATTAATCCTGATTTTGTATGATGGAAATTTTTCAAATAATCATCCAGAAA is a window encoding:
- a CDS encoding phospho-N-acetylmuramoyl-pentapeptide-transferase, with protein sequence MFYHFFLPLLDKEIFGYNIFNVIQYVTFRAIAAFVTALILSFLFGPKLIRMLKKNKAVETINEHLPENHKSKAGTPTMGGLIVLLSLLVSILLWNNLINSYILVMILTIIWLGSVGFLDDYLKNFHHTKSGLIAKYKLMAQIVLGIVVAFILFYGEKDPDIITSINLPFLKNTIIQLKWFFIPFVIFMIVGTSNAVNLTDGLDGLASGTIAISAFALGVMAYIKGHFVIAEYLNLDYIANAGELAVFTAALIGTLLGFLWFNVKPAQIFLGDTGSLSLGGILAVLAILLREEIFFAIVGMVFVVEAMSSIIQRYYFKYTRIKTGKGKRVFLCAPLHHHFELKGISEEKIVIRFWIIAILLAAIGLGTLKLR